DNA sequence from the Centropristis striata isolate RG_2023a ecotype Rhode Island chromosome 17, C.striata_1.0, whole genome shotgun sequence genome:
TCGCGACTACCGCATTGTCTCCACCGTCTTCTCCTGCCTGGCAGCCGTAGCCTACATGGGCGAGGTGAGCCTGACCAAAGCCAGGCCAGGAGAGGTGGCGGGCTACATGGCTACGGCTCCGGGCCTGTTGAAGGTTTGCCAGACCTTTGTCGCTTGTGTTATCTTCATCCTGGTCAGCGACCCCATTGAGTACGACCGCCATCCAGCTCTCAAGTGGTGCATGGCGGTGTACTGCATCTGCTTCATCCTCTCCATGGCCGTGGTGGTGCTGTGCGTGGGCGAGTGCACCGGCTGCCTCCCCATCCCCTTCTCTAAGTTCCTGTCATTTTACGGGCTCCTGGCGGTTATCATGTACTTGACAGCTACCATTATCTGGCCCGTGTTCCAGTTTGATAAACAGTACCGCAGAGGCCAAGCGCCGCCAAAACTGATCGCTGCCACGGTGCTCACTGCCCTCAACTTCCTGCTTTACCTCGCTGACCTGGCCTACACTGCCAGACTCGTGTTTGTCACTGCCTGACAAGGGAAGAGACACGAGAAACACgaggaagaaaaaacataaagatGCTAAAAGCTTAAGTGGATTGGTGTAGCTGCTGCTgaatttctgacaaaaaaatcttCCTTTTTGGTGTAAAAATGTCCTGTTAATAGTAGGAAAGCCCccgaaaataaaagaaaacgaATTTACAGATTGTACATGTTTGAATATTACCAGATATCTACAATGACAGTATTTAACCTTTAATGTGAAATGACCCGTGCTAAATGTGCAACACAAGATGTAAAAGTGGGATTTTACatgataaaatgacaaaaacaaatgaatctGTTAATCTGTTGAAATCCAATGAAGTCAACACACTGGAGCAGCAGAAGTGAAGGgagaagaaaatgtgtttactgTATCTGAGACATACGGGCACTCTGAGCCCGCTGAGGAAGCCTCTAGTGCTCATTACAACCTCACTAAGCTTTGTTCCATATCCGTCTCATTATCTGTTGTTAATAAGGGTTTGTCTTTATCAAAAGTATCAGTACTGGCACGTTTGAAAGAATGTCATTTGAGCAAATAAAGAGTATACTTAAACCAATgaatattgtatttgttttaaagcATGAGATGGAATCTGATATGTATTTTTCATGACAGAAGACTTTTTTATATTCTCATATTGTAGACCTTTTTatcattaacaaaaaaacagacatggcagactggtctcccatcaaaaacaacaatatagggtttttttacggacagcaaaatatgactcaaatttactttttaaacgtTCCTCTGATGTTGTAGTAGTGATTGAGACTGACGCAGAGGTTAAATGGCAGATTTCACACTCGGGGCTGATGGGTCCAACAAACTGgatttcacccaggagaacaaggtttgtgtcctgtgttaaaacaaaagtaaactaatttttacgtaacttctgtggctcacgtcGCACTCGTTACTATTTGACTTCCGGCATtttagtacatttatttacctgTTAActtttttataacacctaaccaggacattttttgccctaaacctaggtcagtgcttttgtagcctaaattcaccaaaacggCAGCCTTCTTTACAACCACGGACCGTACATGTATAGATATGTATAACAAggtgtgtgctatttttcaGCTCCGTACCACGAACCAAAAACTAGAGTTATTATGGCTGGTATTGACAaatcatttaggttggagatcttgttgcacatggagatgagagaggagacatTTTAAGCCAG
Encoded proteins:
- the myadma gene encoding myeloid-associated differentiation marker homolog, yielding MPLIVFPTSQLLWVRVAALLFTCVAFSVAAHGAYLPHGGMADWCIFCWAFSFACTLLVLLVEQFGLQARAPVSWTNFPITIACYAALLCLSASIIFPVFFLKDQRYGDARDYRIVSTVFSCLAAVAYMGEVSLTKARPGEVAGYMATAPGLLKVCQTFVACVIFILVSDPIEYDRHPALKWCMAVYCICFILSMAVVVLCVGECTGCLPIPFSKFLSFYGLLAVIMYLTATIIWPVFQFDKQYRRGQAPPKLIAATVLTALNFLLYLADLAYTARLVFVTA